The genomic window AGGATGACCCGTAAACTCACAAAAACGTCATACGCGGATCGATCCCCTGCCGTAGGTTTCGGTTGTTTCCGTCACCCCATCCACCTCCTTCGGGCACGCCACCACCATGGACCTCTCCGTCGTTCGAGACATCGCCATCGACATTGTCACCCAGGCCCGCGCCGGCATTCTCGCGCACGTGGAGGCCGGGTTTTCGTTCGAGAAGAAGTCGGACAACAGCTTCGTCACCACCGCCGACCTCGATGCCGAGCGCCTCATCCGCCAGCGGCTCGCGGAGCACTTCCCCGACCACGGCATCCTGGGCGAGGAGTTCGAGGCTTCGGCCAGCACGAGCGGCTATACGTGGGTGATCGACCCGATCGACGGGACACACAGCTTCCGCCACGGCATCCCGCTGTACGGGACGATGCTGGCGCTACTCGAAGGCGACACGCCCGTGGTATCGGTCATCGACCTCGCCGGCATCGGCCGCCTGTACGCCGCGGCGAAAGGGCTCGGCAGCACCCGCAACGGCCGGCCGATCCGCCTGCACCCACTGGGCTCCGCGCGCATCGAGGACGAAGTGATCGCCCTGGGCGAGCGCAAGCAATTCGTGTCCTGCGGCCTGGAGCGCGTCTACGACACCCTGATGACGGGCCACGACCACGCGCGGACCTATTGCGACTGCTTCGGCCACGCGCTGGCGGCCGAGGGGTCGGTTGGCGCGATGGTGGATTACAACATCCGCATCTGGGACAGCGTGGCGTCGGTGTTGCTGGTGGAGGAGGCCGGCGGGAAAACCATCTGCCTGGGCGAACGCCAGGATGGCGCGGAAAAACGCTACGACTGGGTCTTTGGGAAGCCGGAGGTGGTGGAATGGGTGCGATTGGCGATTAGCGATTAGCGAATAGACGATTAGAGATGGGGATTAAAACTGTACCCCTGTCCTCAGTACATACTCACTCCGGTATCCTGCCAGATACGAGCGGCCATCTCTGGCCGATGAAACGGTCCGGTTGGCCAGCAGGTGGGCATACAGGTTCTGACCTCCAAGTCGCCACTCTTTTCCGAGACCGAACGATACCATCATATTCCTCCGCGTAAAGCGATCGCCTGGACCAGGACCCCCAGCCGTCCACGCGGAATTGGCTCTTGAGCCTTTTATGTCAAATCGTGCATGCACCAGATAGCCCAACTCCGGGCCAAAAAGAACCTTCACGTACCGGGCATCAAACGCCAACAACATCCCGAGCGCGATATAATGTTGGGTCATTTGTGCACTAGCTTCAGGAAAAGCCACCAACCTATTGCTTCTATCAATGAGTAAACTGTACCTCACCCCCCAGTGTACGTCGATATCGGGGTTGATCTCTTTTTCCCGCCCTAGTCTGACACTCCAGGCAGGTATTACGCGCCCCTCATCACGAATTCCGACTTTGTAGTCTCGCTCGCCAGAAGAAACGCCTACATCTACAAAGAAAGGCTTCGATTGCGCATGGGCGATCGAGAGCAAAGAGGCAAGAAGAAGCGAGACGAGAAGGCCGGCTGTTCGCATGAAGGGCGCGTGTATAAAGTCTGCTTGAATCCACGAAGAACCTCCCCACCAAGATAACCTCTTACTCCCATCCAGACAACACTACTGACGAAACGAACGAGGCGACAAACGAAGTAAACCGGGGAACCATGCGCGCTTCGCTGATGGCGAAGTTGCGAGCAAGGAACAGCAAGTGAGCTATGCTCAACTGTTCTATGGATCCCCGATCGGGGTCGGGGATGACGGGGCGCTTTGAGCTCAAATAGTGCCATATAGGGCTTTAAAGGGCTACCAACCCATAATCTCAGCGGGTTACGCACAAGGCCACATCCTTGATCGCTAATCGCTAATCACAAATCGTTAATCGCTACTCCCCCCACGTACACCTCCGCCGCCGCCGGCCCCCCCCACGGGTAGAGCAGCGCCAGGGCATGGGGACTGTCGACCACCAGGAAGTCGGCGGCAGACCCTGTGGCGAGCCGGCCCCGGTCGGATAGCCCGAGGGCATCCGCCGCGTGCGCCGTGCCGGCCAGCAGCGCTTCTTCGGCGCTCATCCCCCCCAGGGCCATGCCGAGTTGCAGGCAGAGCGGCAGGCTGTAAAACGGACTGCTTCCGGGGTTGTGGTCGGTGGCGATGGCGATCTTCACGCCGACATCCAGCATCCCCCGCACATCTGGCAGGTGCTTGCGGAGAACCACCGTGGCGCCCGGAAGCAGCGTCGCGACCGTGGAGGAGGCGGCGAGCGCCTGCCAGTCGGCCGGCGTGGTTTGTTCAAGGTGATCGGCGGACAAGGCGCCCATCTCGGCCGCCAGGCGGGTGGCACCGGTGTGGGTGAGTTGTTCGGCGTGGACCTTATACGCAAGGCCATGGGCCGCGGCCGCCTCGAACAGGCGGCGGGTCTCCTCCAGCGTAAACGCCCCACGGTCGCAGAACACATCCACCGCCGTGGCCAGGCCCTCGCGGGCCACCTCCGGGATGAGGTCCCGGCAAAACATCTCCACATACGCCCTCCGGTCCCAGCCGGCGGGGATGACGTGGGCAAGCAGGGTCGGTACGATGTGCTGGGGCGTTTCCGCGGCAAGCCGGCGGATAACGCGCAGCATCTTCAGCTCCTGCTCCGGCTCCAATCCGTAGCCAGATTTGATTTCGAGGGTCGTCACGCCCTGGGCCAGCATATACCGCGCCCTGTCCAGCGCGCCGGCCAGCAGTTCGTCCTCCGATGCCGCGGCCGTGGCGCGGACGGTGTTGTGGATGCCCCCGCCGGCCTCCAGGATGGCCTCGTACGTCTCGCCCCGCGCACGGCGCAGGTATTCATCCACCCGCAAGCCGGCCCAGACGAGGTGCGTGTGGCTGTCCACCAGCCCGGGCAGCACCGCCCGGTTACGGAGGGAGACGAGCGTCACGTCATCGAGGTAGGCATCCGGCAGTTCCGCCGTCGGCCCGACCCAGACGAAACGGCCGTCTTCGACCACCATCGCCGCGTTGGGAATGCGGTCGACGGGGGTGTAGAGTTCGGATATTTCGTTGAAGAGGAGCATGTTCTCACGCGAACGTCATCCCCCGATCAGGTCGGGGGTAGGCTCTGGGCCCCGCCCCAGTACCCAGCGGGGTTTGCTATCCTGCTCTGGGTCCTGGATCAAGTCCAGGATGACTATGATGTAGAACTACTGCTTTTTAATCGTTACTCACAAATCGCTAATCGCTAATCGCTACTCTTCTCCCCGATCCAACCCCCGCTCCCGGGCCACCTCCACGGCCCGGTCGTATCCGGCGTCGGCGTGGCGCATGACGCCTGTGCCGGGGTCGTTGACGAGGACGCGGGCGAGGCGTTCCCGTGCGTCGTCGGAGCCGTCGGCGACACACACCTGGCCGGCGTGGAGGCTGTAGCCCATCCCGACTCCGCCGCCATGGTGGAAGCTGACCCAGGCGGCGCCGGAGACGGCGTTGAGGGCGAAGTTGAGCAGCGGCCAATCGGCCACGGCATCGCTGGTATCGATCATGGCCTCGGTCTCGCGGTACGGGCTGGCGACGCTGCCGGAATCCAGGTGGTCCCGCCCGATGACAATCGGGGCGTCGAGTTCGCCGCGGCGGACCATCTCGTTGAACAACAGACCGGCCTTATCCCGCTCCCGGTACCCGAGCCAGCAGATCCTGGCCGGAAGGCCCTGGAACTTGAAGGTCTTCACCCCCTCGTTGAGCCATCGGTGCAGGCCGGCGTCGTCGGGGAATAGGGTTTTAAGGGCCTCGTCGGTTTTGTAGATGTCCCGCGGATTGCCCGACAGGGCCACCCAGCGAAACGGCCCCCGGCCTTCGCAAAACTGGTCGCGGATAAACGCCGGCACAAACCCCGGGTAGGCGAAGGCGTCGGCGAAGCCGCCCTGGCGGGCCATCGCGCGGAGGTTGTTGCCGTAGTCGAAGGCCACGGCGCCGGCGGACTGCATGGCGACGATGGCCTCGCAGTGCCGGGCCATGGCGTCGAATACGCGTTTCTTGTAGCCGGCGAGGTCCTTCGCCCGCAGCTCGTCCGGGTCTTCATCGGCGGCGAGGATGGGGATGTAGCCCACGAGCGGGTCGTGCGCACTGGTCTGGTCCGTCACGAGGTCCGGGATGAAACCGATGCGCACCATCTGCGGGAGGATGTCGGCGGCGTTGCCCAGGAGGCCGATGCTGAGGGGTTTGCCGGCGGCCTTCGCGACTTC from Rhodothermales bacterium includes these protein-coding regions:
- the hutU gene encoding urocanate hydratase produces the protein MTPIHAPTGPHKTAKGWIQEAAKRMLMNNLDPANAEKPDELIVYGGRGKAARTWEDYHRIIAVLDRLENDETLLVQSGRPVGVFRTFPQSPRVILANSNLVGQWANWDEFDRLDKLGLMMYGQMTAGSWIYIGTQGILQGTYETFASAGRKHFGGSLKGTITVTAGLGGMGGAQPLSVTLNGGVVLVVEIDPARIQRRIETGYLDTWTRDLNDAIHRAEVAKAAGKPLSIGLLGNAADILPQMVRIGFIPDLVTDQTSAHDPLVGYIPILAADEDPDELRAKDLAGYKKRVFDAMARHCEAIVAMQSAGAVAFDYGNNLRAMARQGGFADAFAYPGFVPAFIRDQFCEGRGPFRWVALSGNPRDIYKTDEALKTLFPDDAGLHRWLNEGVKTFKFQGLPARICWLGYRERDKAGLLFNEMVRRGELDAPIVIGRDHLDSGSVASPYRETEAMIDTSDAVADWPLLNFALNAVSGAAWVSFHHGGGVGMGYSLHAGQVCVADGSDDARERLARVLVNDPGTGVMRHADAGYDRAVEVARERGLDRGEE
- the hutI gene encoding imidazolonepropionase, whose amino-acid sequence is MLLFNEISELYTPVDRIPNAAMVVEDGRFVWVGPTAELPDAYLDDVTLVSLRNRAVLPGLVDSHTHLVWAGLRVDEYLRRARGETYEAILEAGGGIHNTVRATAAASEDELLAGALDRARYMLAQGVTTLEIKSGYGLEPEQELKMLRVIRRLAAETPQHIVPTLLAHVIPAGWDRRAYVEMFCRDLIPEVAREGLATAVDVFCDRGAFTLEETRRLFEAAAAHGLAYKVHAEQLTHTGATRLAAEMGALSADHLEQTTPADWQALAASSTVATLLPGATVVLRKHLPDVRGMLDVGVKIAIATDHNPGSSPFYSLPLCLQLGMALGGMSAEEALLAGTAHAADALGLSDRGRLATGSAADFLVVDSPHALALLYPWGGPAAAEVYVGGVAINDL
- a CDS encoding inositol monophosphatase family protein — protein: MDLSVVRDIAIDIVTQARAGILAHVEAGFSFEKKSDNSFVTTADLDAERLIRQRLAEHFPDHGILGEEFEASASTSGYTWVIDPIDGTHSFRHGIPLYGTMLALLEGDTPVVSVIDLAGIGRLYAAAKGLGSTRNGRPIRLHPLGSARIEDEVIALGERKQFVSCGLERVYDTLMTGHDHARTYCDCFGHALAAEGSVGAMVDYNIRIWDSVASVLLVEEAGGKTICLGERQDGAEKRYDWVFGKPEVVEWVRLAISD